The following are encoded together in the Gemmatimonadota bacterium genome:
- the glgC gene encoding glucose-1-phosphate adenylyltransferase, with protein sequence MSAPYRPGSIGRSTMAYVLAGGRGSRLYELTDRRAKPAVFFGGKARIIDFALSNALNSGIRRIGVATQYKAHSLIRHLQRGWNFLRPERNESFDILPASQRVSETAWYEGTADAVYQNTDIIEAYHPEYMVILAGDHIYKMDYEQMLQQHVDQGADVTVGVLEVPRMEATGFGVMHVDEQDRIVHFLEKPADPPAIPGNPDMALASMGIYVFKTTFLFELLRRDAADTDSSRDFGKDIIPYVVQHGKAVAHRFSQSCVKSAHEVEAYWRDVGTIDAYWEANVDLTTVVPSLDLYDEQWPIWTYAEVSPPAKFVHNEEGRRGLALNSLVSGGCIVSGASLHKTLLHTGCKVHSYAQLDGAVVQPYVDVARGARLRNVVVDRGVQIPAGLVVGEDPVLDAKRFRRTERGTVLITQPMIDALK encoded by the coding sequence ATGAGCGCACCCTATCGCCCTGGTTCCATCGGCCGTAGCACGATGGCCTACGTCCTCGCCGGAGGGCGGGGGTCGCGATTGTACGAACTCACCGATCGCCGCGCCAAGCCCGCGGTCTTCTTCGGCGGCAAGGCGCGCATCATCGACTTCGCGCTCTCCAACGCCCTCAACTCCGGCATCCGCCGCATCGGCGTGGCGACGCAGTACAAGGCGCACTCGCTCATCCGTCACCTGCAACGCGGCTGGAACTTCCTGCGCCCCGAGCGCAACGAGTCGTTCGACATCCTGCCGGCGTCGCAGCGCGTGAGCGAGACGGCGTGGTACGAGGGGACGGCCGACGCCGTGTACCAGAACACCGACATCATCGAGGCCTATCACCCGGAGTACATGGTGATCCTCGCCGGGGACCACATCTACAAGATGGACTACGAGCAGATGCTCCAGCAGCACGTCGACCAGGGGGCCGACGTGACGGTGGGGGTGCTCGAGGTACCACGCATGGAGGCGACGGGGTTCGGGGTGATGCACGTCGATGAGCAGGACCGCATCGTGCACTTCCTCGAGAAGCCGGCCGATCCGCCGGCAATCCCCGGCAATCCCGACATGGCGCTGGCCAGCATGGGGATCTACGTCTTCAAGACGACATTTCTCTTCGAGCTCCTGCGCCGCGATGCCGCGGACACCGATTCGAGCCGCGACTTCGGGAAGGACATCATCCCATACGTCGTGCAGCACGGCAAGGCGGTGGCGCATCGCTTCAGCCAGTCGTGCGTGAAGTCCGCCCATGAAGTGGAAGCGTACTGGCGCGATGTGGGAACGATCGATGCCTACTGGGAGGCGAACGTCGACCTCACCACGGTGGTCCCCTCGCTCGACCTGTACGACGAGCAGTGGCCGATCTGGACGTACGCCGAGGTGTCGCCACCGGCCAAGTTCGTGCATAACGAGGAAGGGCGTCGCGGGCTGGCGCTCAACTCGCTCGTCTCCGGCGGCTGCATCGTCTCGGGGGCGTCGCTGCACAAGACGCTGCTGCACACGGGGTGCAAGGTGCACTCGTATGCGCAGCTCGACGGCGCAGTAGTGCAGCCGTACGTCGACGTGGCACGCGGTGCGCGCCTGCGTAACGTCGTCGTCGACCGTGGGGTGCAGATTCCCGCCGGGCTGGTGGTCGGCGAGGATCCGGTGCTCGACGCCAAGCGCTTCCGTCGCACCGAGCGCGGGACGGTGCTCATCACGCAGCCGATGATCGACGCGCTCAAGTAG
- a CDS encoding glycogen synthase has protein sequence MNVLFVAAEVDPWIKTGGLADVAGALPAALRSIGHDVRVVMPRYRVLREKGIPSDGPIAASFLTIGERAEEQRVWRLSASAAPTYLLDIPAAFERAAIYGESDDHRRFVLFARGVLDLMQHLREVEGWQPDVVHCHDWHAALVPNYLRTTMGYTFGHIATVFTIHNLAYQGFAPPATLSLAGLSEGGSLEDVLGGRFAGTFNFMARGIVHSDIISTVSPTYAGEIMTPEYGEGLDGVLRSRRDRMVGILNGIDAMVFDPFTDPSIAAPYRPDNMAGKGQCKAALQRETGLPVAPDRALLGVVSRLVEQKGFDLLEAVMPWLLRETDAQLVLLGSGQANWETLFHRYAATYPDRVSARIGFDASLAQRIYAGSDMFLMPSRFEPCGLGQMIALRYGSVPIVRATGGLNDTVSEGWEGNGFRFHPYEGRYFADAIGRALAAYRNTEGWAILRERGMREDNSWGHAANVYARLYLAAVKSRGR, from the coding sequence ATGAATGTCCTGTTTGTTGCCGCCGAAGTCGACCCCTGGATCAAGACCGGCGGCCTGGCCGACGTTGCCGGCGCCCTCCCCGCTGCCCTGCGCAGCATCGGACACGATGTGCGCGTCGTCATGCCGCGCTATCGCGTCCTGCGCGAAAAGGGGATCCCGTCCGACGGCCCCATCGCCGCCTCGTTCCTGACCATCGGCGAACGCGCCGAGGAGCAGCGCGTGTGGCGTCTCTCCGCGAGTGCCGCTCCCACCTACTTGCTCGATATCCCCGCGGCCTTCGAGCGCGCGGCCATCTACGGGGAGAGCGACGATCATCGTCGCTTCGTCCTGTTTGCCCGCGGGGTGCTCGACCTCATGCAGCACCTGCGCGAGGTGGAGGGGTGGCAACCCGACGTGGTGCACTGCCACGACTGGCACGCCGCCCTCGTCCCCAACTACCTGCGCACGACGATGGGCTACACCTTCGGCCACATCGCCACCGTCTTCACCATCCACAACCTCGCCTATCAGGGTTTCGCGCCGCCGGCCACGTTGTCGCTCGCAGGGCTCAGCGAGGGCGGGTCGCTCGAGGACGTGCTGGGCGGACGCTTCGCCGGGACGTTCAACTTCATGGCGCGCGGTATCGTGCACAGCGACATCATCAGCACGGTGAGCCCCACCTACGCCGGCGAAATCATGACCCCGGAGTACGGCGAAGGGCTCGACGGCGTCCTGCGCTCGCGACGTGACCGGATGGTCGGGATCCTCAACGGGATCGACGCGATGGTCTTCGACCCGTTCACCGATCCCAGCATCGCCGCCCCGTATCGCCCCGACAACATGGCCGGGAAGGGGCAGTGCAAGGCGGCGCTCCAGCGCGAGACCGGGCTCCCCGTGGCCCCGGATCGCGCGTTGTTAGGCGTCGTCTCGCGCCTCGTGGAGCAGAAGGGGTTCGACCTGCTCGAGGCGGTCATGCCCTGGCTCCTGCGCGAGACCGATGCGCAGCTCGTCTTGCTGGGATCAGGGCAGGCGAACTGGGAAACGCTCTTTCATCGTTATGCCGCCACGTATCCCGACCGCGTCTCGGCACGGATCGGCTTCGACGCGTCGCTGGCGCAACGCATCTACGCCGGGAGCGACATGTTCCTCATGCCCTCGCGCTTCGAACCGTGCGGGCTGGGGCAGATGATCGCCCTGCGCTACGGCAGCGTTCCCATCGTGCGCGCCACCGGGGGGCTCAACGACACCGTGAGCGAGGGGTGGGAGGGGAACGGCTTCCGTTTCCATCCGTACGAGGGGCGCTACTTCGCCGACGCCATCGGGCGTGCCCTCGCCGCGTATCGCAATACCGAGGGGTGGGCGATCCTCCGCGAGCGCGGGATGCGCGAGGACAACTCCTGGGGCCACGCCGCCAACGTCTACGCGCGCCTGTATCTGGCGGCGGTGAAGAGTCGGGGACGATAG
- a CDS encoding response regulator has translation MISPAPLFSAVRGEQAAEVWARLRERHLRRVEVLERAVLALMDGELDEELRELAESEAHSLAGTVGTFGMRGGSRLARALEQSFSSRHTLGRPLAMRLADQVLALRRELERPTAPIAVAPDGVLPTRVLLLGDSARGDQFVAEGMSVGVEVVARALADTGEAVLEDAPDAIILEAGDTPVEELVALLDTITACATAVVLVVSPNDSMALRLAIARAGATGPLLAGQPPSMILERAVATLASREQATATVLVVDSDPYALQAATLVLEQAGLRVLALADPQGFWETLESGQPDLVVTGAAMAGVSGLELCRAMRADPRWRELPFVLMASADEAAFAKETYHVGGDDVVRKPVQREELVPRVQNRLRRARQQRRPNEADAVTGLPGRRKAERDIDRFIQIARRHRHEVTLITMRLDGYAQAVQRVGQSAVDAASLAFSQVLQQSFRAEDVVSQWGPNEFVIGLFDANGANAATRVREIMAAMRSRRFSAPSGAAFGFTCSAGLATFPDDAADVRTLHEAADAALMVSSGASGEETLGIASAPHTRATGRVDVLLVEDDAAVASLLVHALQSRQYEVRWLRSGQEAASALLGERPEIRARLILMEVNLPELDGLALLRSLAERDVLRHTRVIMLSSRSTEAETVQAFELGAFDYVPKPFSVPVLAERIRRAMRT, from the coding sequence GTGATCTCCCCCGCTCCCCTCTTCTCCGCGGTGCGCGGCGAACAGGCCGCCGAGGTCTGGGCGCGGCTGCGCGAGCGCCACCTGCGGCGAGTCGAGGTGCTCGAGCGCGCGGTGCTGGCGCTCATGGACGGTGAGCTCGACGAGGAGCTGCGCGAGCTGGCCGAGTCCGAGGCGCACTCGCTTGCCGGGACGGTGGGGACCTTCGGGATGCGCGGCGGTTCGCGCCTGGCACGCGCGCTGGAGCAGTCGTTCTCGTCGCGGCACACGCTGGGGCGCCCGCTGGCGATGCGCCTCGCCGACCAGGTGCTCGCACTGCGCCGCGAGCTCGAGCGCCCCACCGCCCCCATCGCCGTTGCGCCTGACGGCGTCCTCCCCACCCGCGTCCTCCTGCTCGGCGACAGCGCACGCGGCGACCAGTTCGTCGCGGAGGGAATGTCGGTGGGGGTCGAGGTGGTAGCGCGTGCGCTGGCCGACACGGGAGAGGCGGTCTTGGAAGACGCCCCCGACGCCATCATCCTCGAAGCGGGCGACACGCCGGTCGAGGAGCTCGTGGCCCTGCTCGACACGATCACCGCCTGCGCCACGGCGGTCGTCCTCGTCGTCTCGCCTAACGATTCGATGGCGCTTCGCCTGGCCATCGCGCGCGCAGGGGCCACGGGACCGCTGCTCGCCGGGCAGCCCCCGTCCATGATCCTCGAGCGCGCGGTCGCCACGCTCGCCAGCCGCGAGCAGGCCACCGCCACGGTCCTCGTCGTGGACAGCGATCCGTACGCGCTGCAAGCGGCGACGCTGGTTCTGGAGCAGGCCGGGCTCCGCGTCCTGGCGCTGGCCGATCCGCAGGGCTTCTGGGAGACGCTGGAATCGGGACAGCCCGATCTCGTGGTCACGGGGGCGGCGATGGCTGGCGTGTCGGGGCTGGAGCTCTGCCGCGCGATGCGCGCCGACCCGCGCTGGCGCGAACTCCCCTTCGTGCTCATGGCCAGCGCCGACGAAGCCGCGTTCGCAAAGGAGACGTATCATGTCGGCGGCGACGACGTGGTGCGCAAGCCGGTGCAGCGCGAGGAGCTGGTGCCGCGCGTGCAGAATCGCCTGCGCCGCGCCCGCCAGCAGCGCCGCCCTAACGAGGCCGACGCCGTCACCGGGCTCCCCGGCCGCCGCAAGGCCGAGCGCGACATCGACCGCTTCATCCAGATCGCCCGGCGCCACCGGCACGAGGTCACGCTCATCACCATGCGCCTCGACGGCTACGCCCAGGCCGTGCAGCGCGTGGGGCAGTCGGCGGTGGATGCCGCGTCGCTCGCCTTCAGCCAGGTGCTGCAGCAGTCGTTCCGCGCCGAGGACGTGGTGTCGCAGTGGGGGCCGAACGAGTTCGTCATCGGGCTCTTCGACGCCAACGGTGCCAACGCCGCCACGCGCGTGCGCGAGATCATGGCCGCCATGCGCTCACGCCGCTTCTCGGCACCGTCAGGCGCAGCGTTCGGATTCACCTGCAGCGCCGGCCTCGCCACCTTTCCCGACGACGCCGCCGACGTGCGCACCCTGCACGAAGCCGCCGACGCCGCGCTCATGGTGTCGAGCGGGGCCTCCGGCGAGGAGACGCTGGGGATCGCCAGCGCCCCGCACACCCGTGCCACCGGACGCGTCGACGTCCTGCTCGTCGAGGACGACGCCGCCGTCGCCTCGCTCCTCGTGCACGCCCTGCAGAGCCGCCAGTACGAGGTGCGGTGGCTGCGGAGCGGGCAGGAAGCCGCGTCGGCCTTGTTAGGCGAGCGCCCCGAGATCCGCGCCCGCCTCATCCTCATGGAGGTCAACCTCCCCGAGCTCGACGGGCTCGCCCTCCTGCGGTCGCTCGCCGAGCGCGACGTGCTGCGCCACACGCGCGTGATCATGCTCAGCTCGCGCAGCACCGAGGCCGAGACGGTCCAGGCCTTCGAGCTGGGGGCCTTCGACTACGTCCCCAAGCCGTTCAGCGTCCCCGTCCTCGCCGAGCGCATTCGGCGAGCGATGCGCACGTGA
- a CDS encoding HEAT repeat domain-containing protein: MRESLLYQVSYYLVYLELTLTIVFTVALAISAGLARWRRARHEARSHSGREVLARAIAEGTDDHAGIATFARLPWTVQQELVHEFGEALTGSGRERLRHLGELAGITRRAETMCGSPWWWNRLAGARVLTALDHDTPAMRALLRDRSAHVRAQAFVWAAGRVDEAVIDELVSRLADPERLCRFTVQDSLLRLGRPAARAVRRFLSDPHRPGLIDALSVARGLGQPELLDPALALAQHPNDEVRARASAVLGVLGGEKAVEALTARLDDTAPQVRAAAARALGELGAWTTCSALLRLLGDTSWPVRRESALALRRMGGAGLLTLRRALNATNPFAADMARQVLDLPESVYLQVTA, encoded by the coding sequence ATGAGGGAATCGCTCCTCTACCAGGTCTCGTATTATCTGGTCTACCTCGAGCTCACGCTCACCATCGTCTTCACCGTCGCCCTGGCCATCAGCGCCGGGCTGGCGCGCTGGCGGCGGGCGCGGCACGAGGCGCGCAGCCACTCCGGGCGTGAGGTGCTGGCACGCGCCATCGCCGAAGGGACCGACGACCACGCCGGAATTGCGACCTTCGCCCGGCTCCCATGGACGGTGCAGCAGGAGCTGGTGCACGAATTCGGGGAGGCGCTCACGGGCAGCGGGCGCGAGCGCCTGCGGCACCTCGGCGAGCTCGCGGGAATCACGCGACGCGCCGAAACGATGTGCGGGAGTCCGTGGTGGTGGAATCGCCTCGCCGGTGCACGCGTGCTCACCGCGCTCGATCACGACACGCCGGCCATGCGCGCGCTGCTGCGCGACCGCAGCGCCCACGTGCGCGCGCAGGCCTTCGTGTGGGCCGCCGGCCGCGTGGACGAAGCGGTGATCGACGAACTCGTCTCGCGCCTGGCCGACCCCGAGCGGCTCTGCCGCTTCACCGTGCAGGACTCGCTGCTGCGATTGGGGCGACCGGCCGCGCGCGCGGTGCGACGCTTCCTCTCCGATCCTCATCGTCCGGGGCTGATCGATGCCCTGTCCGTCGCCCGCGGACTGGGGCAGCCGGAGCTGCTCGACCCCGCGCTCGCCCTCGCCCAGCACCCCAACGACGAGGTGCGCGCGCGCGCGTCTGCCGTCCTCGGCGTGCTGGGTGGTGAGAAGGCCGTCGAGGCGCTGACCGCACGGCTGGACGACACGGCGCCGCAAGTGCGCGCCGCCGCCGCCCGCGCGTTAGGCGAGCTGGGGGCCTGGACCACCTGCTCGGCGCTCCTGCGGTTGTTGGGCGACACGAGCTGGCCAGTGCGACGCGAGAGCGCGCTCGCGCTGCGGCGCATGGGCGGGGCCGGGTTGCTGACGTTGCGGCGCGCCCTCAATGCCACGAACCCCTTTGCCGCCGACATGGCGCGGCAGGTGCTCGACCTTCCGGAGAGTGTCTACCTGCAGGTGACGGCGTGA
- a CDS encoding glycosyltransferase family 2 protein: MLASALAGLDFAILLYFIAINTAYITLVTCATWELVLHVLRIRGESRSRIMGSAVTPSISILAPAYNEEATIAESVTALLALHYANVELVVINDGSPDTTLDVLKGRFDLVPIHTIVWKRIDTKPVRGLYRSRSHPNLLVVDKVNGGKADALNVGLNLATGDLVCVIDADTIVDADALQRLARPFLSHHDVLAAGGTIRIANGSTIATGRVTEPRAPRTFVAGVQVVEYFRAFMFGRLGWNQIGGNLIISGAFGLFRRDAVIAAGGYTHDTVGEDMELVLKLRRQAYEAKRPHRVLFVPDAVAWTECPESLRVLGRQRDRWHRGLSDVLWRHRTMCFNPRYGVVGLWCYPYFVFVELLAPVVELLGWIGLALGVALGLLNASFAVLFFLMAYGIGAVLSMYALLLEEWSFPRYTHFSDRVRLVWYLVLESFGYRQLTVIWRLRGLWKFLRGRTDWGRMERRGFAKVPAVAAGAPAAAGTAAAASGDTNPRQTSAVA, translated from the coding sequence GTGCTGGCGTCGGCGCTCGCGGGGCTCGACTTCGCGATCCTTCTGTACTTCATCGCCATCAACACGGCGTACATCACGCTGGTCACCTGCGCCACGTGGGAGCTGGTGCTCCACGTCCTGCGCATCCGGGGCGAGAGCCGGTCGCGCATCATGGGGTCGGCGGTGACGCCGAGCATCAGCATCCTCGCCCCGGCCTACAACGAAGAAGCGACGATCGCCGAGAGCGTGACCGCGCTCCTGGCGCTGCACTACGCCAACGTGGAGCTGGTCGTCATCAACGATGGCTCGCCCGACACCACGCTCGACGTGCTCAAGGGGCGCTTCGACCTGGTGCCGATCCACACCATCGTGTGGAAGCGCATCGACACCAAGCCGGTGCGCGGGCTGTATCGCTCGCGCTCGCACCCCAACCTGCTGGTGGTGGACAAGGTGAATGGCGGCAAGGCCGACGCGCTCAACGTCGGGCTCAATCTGGCCACCGGCGACCTGGTCTGCGTCATCGACGCCGATACCATCGTCGACGCCGACGCGCTGCAGCGGCTGGCGCGCCCGTTCCTGAGCCACCACGACGTGCTGGCAGCTGGCGGGACCATCCGCATCGCCAACGGTTCGACCATCGCCACCGGGCGCGTGACCGAACCGCGAGCCCCGCGCACCTTCGTGGCCGGCGTGCAGGTGGTCGAGTATTTCCGCGCCTTCATGTTCGGCCGCCTGGGGTGGAACCAGATCGGCGGCAACCTGATCATCTCGGGTGCGTTCGGGCTCTTCCGGCGCGACGCCGTGATTGCGGCTGGCGGCTACACCCACGACACCGTGGGCGAGGACATGGAACTCGTCCTCAAGCTCCGGCGCCAGGCGTACGAGGCCAAGCGCCCGCACCGCGTGCTCTTCGTGCCGGACGCCGTCGCCTGGACCGAGTGCCCCGAGTCGCTGCGCGTGCTGGGGCGGCAGCGCGATCGCTGGCACCGCGGGCTCTCCGACGTGCTCTGGCGACACCGGACGATGTGCTTCAACCCGCGCTACGGCGTCGTCGGGCTCTGGTGCTACCCGTACTTCGTCTTCGTCGAACTGCTCGCCCCCGTCGTCGAGCTGCTCGGCTGGATCGGGCTCGCGCTGGGCGTCGCGCTCGGGCTCCTCAACGCGTCGTTCGCCGTGCTCTTCTTCCTCATGGCGTATGGCATTGGCGCGGTGCTGAGCATGTACGCGCTGTTGCTCGAGGAGTGGAGCTTTCCGCGCTACACGCACTTCTCTGATCGTGTGCGGCTGGTCTGGTACCTGGTGCTGGAGTCGTTCGGGTACCGGCAGCTCACCGTCATCTGGCGCCTGCGCGGGCTGTGGAAGTTCCTGCGCGGGCGCACCGACTGGGGGCGTATGGAGCGGCGTGGCTTTGCCAAGGTGCCGGCGGTTGCGGCGGGCGCCCCTGCCGCCGCTGGTACCGCCGCCGCTGCCAGCGGCGACACCAACCCTCGACAGACCTCGGCGGTCGCCTGA
- the yaiO gene encoding YaiO family outer membrane beta-barrel protein — MSPSARFGALALSLLLPRVAVVAQGASTRIATVEVRAGRDALSEGISPWQDQGVTLGLRASTRTGVSVTAERMERFGLDDQRLQGELSFALGRRLTLGLEGEVSTTHQVVAKDGGAAQLHLSLPGGWGVTARGSMRRYTAVEVQGASFSLERYWGNFLASYSAAPVRLADAPVVTTHSARLSRFFGARGSVTVMGASGKEVEALAAAGPLVAAVRAAGAWGVIPVAPHLALTWGADVTRYEGLFTRRHVSLGARVSSR, encoded by the coding sequence ATGTCCCCATCCGCTCGCTTCGGCGCCCTCGCGCTCTCGCTGCTGCTCCCTCGTGTCGCCGTCGTCGCGCAGGGGGCGTCGACCCGCATCGCCACCGTCGAGGTCCGGGCCGGCCGCGACGCGCTGAGCGAGGGGATCTCCCCATGGCAGGATCAGGGGGTCACGCTCGGGCTGCGCGCCTCGACGCGCACCGGGGTGTCGGTGACCGCCGAGCGCATGGAGCGCTTCGGGTTGGATGACCAGCGCCTGCAAGGGGAGCTGTCCTTCGCGTTAGGCAGGCGCCTCACGCTCGGGCTCGAGGGCGAGGTCAGCACCACGCACCAGGTCGTGGCGAAGGATGGCGGGGCGGCGCAGCTGCACCTGTCGCTCCCCGGCGGCTGGGGGGTGACGGCGCGCGGCAGCATGCGACGTTACACCGCGGTGGAGGTGCAGGGGGCGTCGTTCTCGCTGGAGCGGTACTGGGGGAACTTCCTCGCGTCGTACAGCGCGGCGCCGGTGCGCCTGGCCGATGCGCCGGTCGTGACTACCCACAGCGCGCGCCTCAGTCGCTTCTTTGGCGCACGGGGGTCGGTCACCGTGATGGGGGCGTCGGGCAAGGAGGTCGAGGCGCTGGCAGCGGCCGGGCCGCTCGTGGCGGCGGTACGCGCGGCGGGGGCGTGGGGGGTGATTCCTGTGGCGCCGCACCTGGCGCTCACGTGGGGGGCCGATGTCACGCGCTACGAGGGGCTGTTCACCCGGCGGCACGTGTCGCTCGGGGCGCGGGTGTCGTCGCGGTGA
- a CDS encoding nucleotidyltransferase yields the protein MKLDKDLLELLALLRSHGAEFLVVGGHAVAFHGRPRLTEDLDLFVRPDRANGIRIVAALREFGFAELALEASDFEADDRVIQLGRSPNRVDLLTRLYGVEFAEAWTRRVAASLDGEPVWMISREDLIRNKRATDRTQDRADAEFLEDQT from the coding sequence GTGAAGCTGGACAAGGACTTGCTCGAGTTACTCGCGTTGTTGCGTTCACACGGCGCTGAGTTTCTCGTGGTCGGCGGGCACGCCGTCGCGTTTCACGGGCGTCCCAGGCTCACGGAAGATCTGGACCTCTTCGTGCGACCGGACCGCGCCAACGGCATCCGCATTGTGGCGGCTTTGCGCGAGTTCGGCTTCGCTGAACTCGCCCTCGAGGCGTCGGACTTCGAGGCGGACGACCGGGTCATTCAGTTGGGGCGATCGCCCAACCGCGTGGACCTGCTGACTAGGCTCTACGGCGTCGAATTCGCCGAGGCCTGGACACGACGCGTGGCAGCATCGCTGGACGGTGAACCCGTGTGGATGATCTCCCGGGAAGACCTCATCAGGAACAAGCGCGCGACAGACCGGACCCAGGATCGAGCGGACGCCGAGTTTCTCGAGGACCAGACTTAG
- a CDS encoding SAM-dependent methyltransferase, producing the protein MGTSSCRARADGKPHGVFATRMPLRPNPIGLTVVELLGRDGATLRVRGVDMLDGSPILDIKPYQSSIPVEQLRRGWLADAEAAKARESQTIEARGGT; encoded by the coding sequence GTGGGTACGAGCTCATGTCGCGCGCGCGCCGATGGGAAGCCACACGGCGTCTTCGCCACGCGCATGCCGCTGCGCCCCAATCCCATCGGGCTCACCGTGGTCGAACTGCTGGGCCGTGACGGGGCGACGCTCAGGGTGCGCGGCGTCGACATGCTCGACGGGTCGCCGATTCTCGACATCAAGCCGTACCAGTCGAGCATCCCCGTGGAGCAGCTCAGGCGCGGGTGGCTGGCGGACGCGGAGGCGGCGAAGGCGCGAGAGTCGCAAACCATCGAAGCGCGGGGCGGGACGTAG